A genomic segment from Leptolyngbya boryana PCC 6306 encodes:
- a CDS encoding glycosyltransferase 61 family protein, with product MLNLALLNQRGLRLLTGRKTCEDLCVKQWTLSPSKKFFSPSAIYLDGELHKVTSVQEDTTYTAELQRVQEGVKEYAATIVYQLQDVTIYDGYMYKGAMKYPLTTAKESFFRSGELENIPEAALACTFVGNLYFGHWVRDDLTLTLAAQQFAQAVRTAQKLTNHQQEYSHLLNIHSTPVSKARIKELTIFEDFGQNQYKRERYEYIRSKFSSLSSHQTVEGVMLLRGNPRVQRLLVNENQIAEFLRNQGFIIVDPEKTSATEIVRQTLGAKIVVGVEGSQLAHGLFTLRESGAILTLQPPYRFNNVYKECADCLGLKYSFVVGKQVANGFEISLEDLARTLDMISARS from the coding sequence ATGCTCAATCTAGCTCTTCTAAATCAACGAGGATTGCGTCTTCTAACGGGTCGTAAGACTTGCGAAGATCTGTGTGTCAAGCAATGGACTCTTTCTCCTTCAAAGAAGTTCTTCTCTCCTTCAGCCATCTATTTAGACGGGGAATTACATAAGGTGACGAGTGTTCAAGAAGACACAACTTACACTGCTGAACTGCAAAGAGTTCAAGAGGGTGTGAAGGAATATGCGGCGACTATCGTATACCAATTGCAGGATGTGACAATTTACGATGGGTATATGTACAAAGGGGCAATGAAGTATCCCCTCACAACCGCTAAGGAATCCTTTTTTAGATCAGGGGAACTAGAAAATATTCCTGAAGCTGCCCTAGCCTGTACTTTTGTCGGCAATCTATATTTTGGTCATTGGGTCAGAGATGATTTAACCTTGACCTTGGCAGCGCAACAGTTTGCACAAGCGGTCAGAACCGCTCAAAAGTTAACGAATCATCAACAGGAATATAGCCATCTTCTTAACATTCACAGTACTCCAGTGAGTAAAGCCAGAATTAAGGAATTGACCATTTTTGAAGATTTTGGACAAAATCAATATAAACGTGAACGGTATGAATACATCCGCTCTAAGTTCAGCAGCTTGTCTTCCCATCAAACGGTTGAAGGAGTCATGTTGCTGCGCGGAAATCCTAGAGTCCAGCGACTCCTAGTCAATGAGAATCAGATCGCAGAATTTCTCAGAAATCAAGGTTTTATCATTGTCGATCCTGAAAAAACCTCTGCAACTGAGATTGTTCGCCAAACTCTGGGTGCGAAAATCGTGGTTGGAGTTGAAGGGAGCCAATTGGCACATGGATTATTCACGCTGAGGGAATCCGGGGCAATTTTAACGCTGCAACCTCCTTATCGATTTAACAACGTCTATAAGGAATGTGCAGATTGCCTAGGACTTAAATATAGTTTTGTGGTTGGCAAACAGGTGGCAAATGGATTTGAAATTAGCCTAGAAGACTTAGCCAGAACTCTTGATATGATTAGTGCTCGGAGTTAA
- a CDS encoding type IV pilin-like G/H family protein yields MMKTIGWMSGLIGVVLISQSVMALPTTEAVQPSSIAGRWQGTFNDKYPMSFLFSPEGKLVMVFGMNGAEPTVLAGTTVNYKVDATTKPMHLDITIPDAKEPVLTIADLPDPQTLQIQMSDTNPGKPRPTKFTDQTKMQKVSDRAIEPLDAAKFTQAAQSSEAEGRIVMQALAQSALFSTVESGKFPTTLEELGLPTNNTANYRYQLQTQPKQITIIARPKKANLKSYISVVVTGTERKIDFATTTVCQSIRPSLFAPPLPRLGSPFAPNDSRAVCGIGSEAVKF; encoded by the coding sequence ATGATGAAAACAATAGGCTGGATGAGTGGATTGATCGGTGTCGTTTTGATCTCGCAAAGTGTAATGGCTCTGCCGACCACAGAAGCTGTGCAACCTTCGTCGATCGCTGGACGCTGGCAAGGCACATTTAACGACAAATATCCGATGAGCTTTTTATTTTCCCCAGAAGGGAAGCTCGTTATGGTATTTGGAATGAATGGCGCTGAGCCGACTGTGCTTGCAGGCACGACCGTAAACTATAAAGTCGATGCAACGACAAAGCCGATGCATCTGGATATCACGATTCCGGATGCGAAAGAACCCGTTTTGACGATCGCGGATTTGCCTGATCCGCAAACGCTGCAGATTCAAATGAGCGATACGAATCCAGGAAAACCACGTCCGACAAAGTTCACCGATCAGACCAAAATGCAGAAAGTCAGCGATCGAGCGATCGAGCCGTTAGATGCTGCAAAATTTACTCAAGCTGCACAATCGTCTGAAGCAGAAGGACGCATCGTGATGCAGGCGTTAGCTCAATCCGCATTGTTCTCGACTGTCGAATCTGGCAAATTTCCAACGACATTAGAAGAATTGGGATTGCCGACGAACAATACTGCAAACTACCGCTATCAGCTTCAAACTCAGCCGAAGCAAATCACGATCATTGCGCGTCCTAAAAAAGCCAATCTCAAAAGCTATATCAGTGTGGTCGTCACAGGCACTGAGCGTAAAATTGATTTTGCAACGACTACGGTTTGTCAGTCTATTCGTCCATCCTTATTTGCTCCACCCCTTCCACGTCTGGGGTCTCCTTTTGCGCCAAATGATAGTCGAGCGGTCTGCGGCATTGGTTCAGAAGCGGTGAAGTTTTAA
- the purN gene encoding phosphoribosylglycinamide formyltransferase encodes MATLISPDHSEFPPHPRLKLGVMASGSGSNFEAIAQSIQDGHLNADIQVVIYNNPDAKVAERANRFSVSSVLLNHREFDSREDLDQAIVNTLKDHQVEWVIMAGWMRIVTPVLINAFPNRILNIHPSLLPSFKGNRAVHQALEAEVKITGCTVHLVVPEVDSGKIIIQAAVPVLEDDTVEALQARIHAQEHQIYPAAIAIAAIQASH; translated from the coding sequence ATGGCTACGCTGATTTCTCCTGACCATTCTGAATTCCCACCGCACCCACGGCTGAAATTAGGCGTGATGGCTTCAGGCAGTGGGAGTAATTTTGAAGCGATCGCACAATCGATCCAAGATGGGCACTTGAATGCAGACATTCAAGTCGTGATTTATAACAATCCCGATGCCAAAGTTGCTGAACGTGCCAACCGATTCAGCGTTTCATCCGTTTTGCTGAATCATCGAGAATTCGACAGTCGAGAAGACCTCGATCAAGCGATCGTCAACACGTTGAAAGATCATCAAGTCGAATGGGTGATTATGGCAGGCTGGATGCGGATTGTTACGCCTGTATTGATCAATGCTTTTCCGAATCGGATTTTGAACATTCATCCGAGTTTGTTGCCGAGCTTTAAAGGAAATCGAGCGGTTCATCAAGCCCTAGAGGCAGAAGTTAAGATCACAGGCTGCACGGTTCATTTGGTGGTTCCAGAAGTCGATAGCGGCAAAATTATCATACAAGCCGCTGTTCCTGTACTCGAAGACGATACCGTCGAAGCATTGCAGGCTCGCATTCATGCACAGGAACATCAAATCTATCCTGCTGCAATTGCGATCGCTGCGATACAGGCCTCCCACTGA
- a CDS encoding branched-chain amino acid ABC transporter permease, protein MDAFFAQLAQLIVNGISVGSIIALSAVGLTLTYGILRLSNFAHGDFMTMGAYFTLLLNAFGINIWIAMILSSIATVGVTLICEKLLWEPMRQKRATATTLIIISIGLALFIRNGIILFWGGGNQRYNLAVNPALSFLGITLSFNRILVILLAIVAIAGLHYLLQNTKIGKAMRAVADDLDLARVTGINVDQVVIWTWVIAGSMTALGGSMLGLVEAVRPNMGWFLILPLFASVILGGIGNPYGAIAGGLVIGIAQEVGAGISDLLTPWAGNPIVDVIVNTRIFTAQYKLGFALFIMVLVLLFRPQGLFKGTT, encoded by the coding sequence ATGGATGCGTTTTTTGCTCAATTGGCTCAATTAATTGTCAACGGAATCTCGGTTGGAAGTATTATCGCCCTGTCTGCGGTCGGTCTGACGCTGACGTATGGAATTCTGCGTTTATCGAATTTCGCACATGGCGATTTCATGACAATGGGAGCCTACTTCACGCTGTTATTGAATGCGTTCGGCATCAATATTTGGATTGCGATGATTCTGTCGTCGATCGCGACTGTTGGAGTCACCCTGATTTGCGAAAAGCTACTCTGGGAACCGATGCGACAGAAACGCGCCACAGCGACTACCTTGATTATTATTTCGATCGGGCTGGCGTTATTTATTCGCAACGGCATTATTTTGTTTTGGGGCGGTGGGAATCAACGGTACAATCTTGCCGTGAATCCAGCCTTATCGTTTCTGGGAATTACGCTCTCGTTTAACCGGATATTAGTGATCTTATTAGCGATCGTCGCTATTGCCGGATTGCACTATCTGTTGCAAAACACCAAAATCGGCAAGGCAATGCGGGCAGTCGCGGATGATTTGGATTTAGCACGAGTGACGGGAATCAATGTTGATCAAGTCGTGATCTGGACTTGGGTGATTGCAGGCAGTATGACGGCTTTGGGCGGCAGTATGTTAGGACTGGTTGAAGCGGTGCGCCCGAATATGGGCTGGTTCTTGATTTTGCCGTTGTTTGCGTCGGTGATTTTGGGAGGTATTGGCAATCCTTACGGTGCGATCGCGGGCGGTTTGGTGATTGGGATTGCTCAAGAAGTTGGTGCGGGAATTTCGGATTTGTTAACGCCTTGGGCTGGAAATCCGATCGTCGATGTGATCGTCAATACGCGCATTTTTACGGCTCAATACAAACTCGGATTTGCCTTGTTTATTATGGTGCTGGTGTTGTTGTTCCGTCCGCAGGGATTGTTCAAAGGTACAACCTAG
- a CDS encoding LURP-one-related/scramblase family protein — MQYPLELTFKFWSLTPQMTIADAQGNPYFYVRQQLFRLKEVINVFADTQRSQELFTIKADRIIDFSARYNFSDPSGMVVGAVKRRGLRSIWKAHFDVFDGDQIVFTIEEENPWIKVIDSLLSELPFGNFFTGYLFNPTYLVNRPGAGTVMKLSKRPTFWSRKFIIHQVDQISDREQAQILLSLMMMILLERNRG; from the coding sequence ATGCAATACCCTTTAGAACTAACGTTCAAATTCTGGTCGCTGACTCCTCAAATGACGATCGCTGACGCTCAAGGAAACCCCTATTTCTATGTGCGTCAGCAACTCTTCCGCCTCAAGGAAGTGATCAACGTCTTCGCTGATACCCAGCGATCGCAAGAACTCTTCACGATTAAAGCCGATCGAATTATCGATTTTTCAGCCCGCTATAACTTCTCAGATCCCAGCGGCATGGTCGTTGGAGCCGTCAAGCGTCGGGGATTGCGATCGATTTGGAAGGCGCATTTTGATGTGTTTGATGGTGATCAAATTGTGTTCACGATCGAAGAAGAAAATCCTTGGATTAAGGTGATCGACTCATTGTTGTCTGAGTTACCTTTCGGCAACTTTTTCACGGGTTACTTGTTCAACCCGACCTATCTTGTGAACCGTCCGGGTGCAGGAACGGTGATGAAATTATCTAAGCGCCCGACGTTCTGGTCGCGTAAATTTATCATTCATCAAGTCGATCAAATCAGCGATCGCGAACAGGCTCAAATTTTGTTGAGTTTGATGATGATGATTCTGTTAGAACGCAATCGCGGCTAA
- a CDS encoding SRPBCC family protein — protein sequence MSEWLEHTVQVEVEQPIDRVWQLWADVEQLPNWMNWITSVQVLENQPELSRWTLSTAGLQFSWKSKITKQIPNQIIQWESIDGLPNRGAIRFYDRATSTIVKMTISYAVPELLARVMNTPFVGRFVESTIQADLDRFRDYAMR from the coding sequence ATGTCTGAATGGTTAGAGCATACGGTTCAAGTCGAAGTCGAACAGCCGATTGACCGAGTTTGGCAGCTTTGGGCAGATGTAGAGCAGCTTCCCAATTGGATGAATTGGATTACCTCGGTGCAAGTTTTAGAGAATCAGCCCGAACTCTCACGCTGGACGCTCTCAACCGCAGGATTGCAATTTAGCTGGAAGTCGAAAATTACCAAACAAATTCCCAATCAAATTATTCAATGGGAATCGATCGATGGTTTGCCCAATCGCGGAGCCATTCGATTTTACGATCGCGCGACCAGTACAATTGTAAAAATGACCATTTCCTACGCAGTGCCTGAATTGCTCGCGCGGGTGATGAATACACCCTTTGTCGGTCGTTTTGTGGAATCGACCATTCAGGCAGACCTCGATCGATTTCGAGACTATGCCATGCGTTAG
- a CDS encoding HEAT repeat domain-containing protein codes for MVQSLIAIATFMAVISGVIFGVARFEKSTKQEDEIELITQPTVSEPSPPEPPKPVVSESVEPESVVSEAPEESIPEPSVPEVTESQPESTVAEVAEESVNEPISEPESTVAEESVSELISEPVAPAIDVDNAIEPRDEVEDIILPPVIQDPVRQELLEPRAEVAEVMIPPTIQDPKRPNDGKLEDLTQEILAWGQSKDLKHLAKLMQYATHSDAIVRSHVATSLGRIVSAHPMRGDVERSIPVLGKLTNDSDVKVRVYAVQSLGTIRSQEVLPYLEQALRSPSGSVTKAANRALQNLKLQYGKPPSVQVAQQMLEKVKKPSRV; via the coding sequence ATGGTTCAGAGTTTAATTGCGATCGCGACTTTCATGGCAGTGATTAGCGGCGTGATTTTTGGGGTGGCTCGATTTGAGAAATCGACCAAGCAAGAGGATGAGATCGAATTGATCACTCAACCAACTGTGAGTGAACCCAGTCCTCCAGAACCGCCTAAACCTGTGGTTTCAGAATCAGTGGAGCCTGAATCTGTCGTCTCTGAAGCTCCTGAAGAATCGATTCCTGAACCGAGTGTTCCAGAAGTGACGGAATCTCAGCCTGAATCAACTGTGGCTGAGGTGGCTGAGGAATCCGTGAATGAGCCAATTTCTGAGCCTGAATCGACTGTGGCTGAGGAATCCGTGAGTGAGCTAATTTCTGAACCCGTAGCGCCAGCGATCGACGTTGATAATGCGATCGAGCCGAGAGATGAAGTTGAAGACATCATTCTTCCTCCGGTGATTCAAGATCCGGTTCGGCAGGAGTTGCTTGAACCGAGAGCCGAAGTTGCTGAGGTGATGATTCCGCCGACGATTCAAGACCCGAAACGCCCGAATGATGGCAAGCTCGAAGATTTGACGCAAGAGATCCTGGCTTGGGGGCAATCGAAAGACCTGAAGCATCTGGCAAAACTCATGCAGTATGCGACTCATTCGGATGCGATCGTGCGGAGTCACGTTGCAACCTCGTTAGGTCGGATTGTCAGCGCTCATCCGATGCGGGGGGATGTTGAGCGATCGATTCCGGTGCTTGGTAAACTGACCAATGATTCTGATGTGAAAGTTCGGGTGTATGCGGTTCAATCGTTAGGAACGATTCGATCTCAGGAAGTTCTGCCGTATCTGGAACAAGCGTTGCGGAGTCCGTCAGGTAGTGTGACAAAAGCCGCCAACCGTGCCCTGCAAAACCTAAAATTGCAGTATGGCAAGCCTCCCTCGGTACAAGTTGCGCAGCAAATGTTAGAAAAAGTAAAAAAGCCAAGTAGAGTGTGA
- a CDS encoding aminotransferase class I/II-fold pyridoxal phosphate-dependent enzyme, translating into MQVVKEYVRRWYESELDPDEYLCHQRQGNMVEIEEAETGKRRTVLTFCTNDVLGLTQNEAVKQAAIDSIFQYGTSNSSTSVLSGRIDLHRQLEDEVSKFKHLPHTQLFLNAWMGMQALMDAFCHLAIPVPGFEHTRETLIMTDVLNHGCIVSALAHAGTRSGKLFGYSPRVRVKAFRHCDMEDLARKLKRYAQPGDRIMVVSDAVFSMDGDIAPLPEMIEILSNYPDSTLLMDEAHATGALGKTGRGIYEHFGLKPQDAIDRGINPLILSTFAKFGASVGAAISTHVAELKPLMNCSPTSIGTCSLAPPLTAAALQSFREVQKEPELVSRLQESTRYLRSRLAAQGFEAIGETNVVPVLLPPEMNPKMYARELLDLGIWVSPIWFIAKPRIRITVNALHTREEMDQLVAGMVKVREMMYKQEAATISA; encoded by the coding sequence GTGCAAGTTGTTAAGGAATATGTGCGGCGTTGGTATGAAAGTGAACTCGACCCGGATGAGTATCTCTGTCATCAACGCCAGGGAAACATGGTGGAAATTGAGGAGGCTGAAACCGGGAAACGACGCACAGTTCTAACGTTTTGCACGAACGATGTGCTGGGCTTGACTCAAAATGAAGCGGTGAAGCAGGCTGCGATCGATTCGATTTTTCAATACGGCACGTCAAACAGTTCAACTTCGGTGTTGAGTGGTCGCATCGATTTGCACCGCCAGCTTGAAGATGAGGTCTCGAAATTTAAGCATTTGCCTCATACGCAGCTTTTTCTCAATGCTTGGATGGGAATGCAAGCGTTGATGGATGCGTTTTGCCATTTAGCGATTCCGGTTCCAGGGTTTGAACATACTCGTGAAACCCTGATCATGACGGATGTGCTGAATCACGGCTGTATCGTATCCGCTCTGGCTCATGCGGGAACTCGCTCTGGGAAACTTTTCGGCTATAGTCCTAGAGTTCGAGTGAAGGCGTTTCGCCATTGCGATATGGAAGATTTGGCGCGCAAGTTAAAGCGCTATGCTCAACCGGGCGATCGCATTATGGTCGTGTCGGATGCAGTATTTTCAATGGATGGCGATATTGCTCCATTGCCAGAGATGATCGAGATTTTGTCGAATTATCCTGACAGTACGCTGCTGATGGACGAAGCGCACGCAACAGGAGCGCTCGGTAAGACAGGACGCGGAATTTATGAGCATTTTGGCTTGAAGCCACAGGATGCGATCGATCGCGGGATTAATCCGTTAATTCTCTCGACGTTTGCAAAATTCGGCGCTTCAGTAGGAGCGGCAATCAGTACGCATGTGGCGGAGTTGAAGCCGTTGATGAACTGTTCGCCGACTTCGATCGGGACTTGTTCTCTGGCTCCACCTTTGACGGCTGCTGCGTTGCAGAGTTTCCGGGAAGTCCAGAAGGAGCCTGAGTTGGTTTCGCGGTTGCAAGAAAGCACGCGGTATTTGCGATCGCGCTTGGCGGCTCAGGGATTTGAAGCGATCGGGGAAACAAATGTGGTTCCAGTCTTGCTTCCGCCTGAGATGAATCCGAAGATGTATGCGCGGGAGTTGCTCGATTTGGGAATTTGGGTGTCTCCGATCTGGTTTATTGCGAAGCCAAGAATTCGGATTACCGTGAATGCGCTGCATACTCGCGAGGAGATGGATCAACTCGTCGCTGGAATGGTGAAAGTGCGGGAGATGATGTACAAGCAAGAAGCTGCAACGATTAGCGCTTAG
- a CDS encoding aromatic ring-hydroxylating dioxygenase subunit alpha: MLELANTLSTSLQGQTIQNRVREVGINPNYWYAVAWAHDLKAGKILPIRIWNQSIALYRDSQNQVQAVENVCPHKGVAMDKGKVQGDAIVCGYHGWEFNGQGECVGIPYWNQGQKLPCAQMKPFPVQEKYGLIWIFPGDRALAATQSPPQIPEYDDPNCLMIPLGAAFKAHFSICNENTMDVFHGYLHQNLQGWFDPVLIKLGETEESILAEYRVSYRGFLTKLLGFSKDGGITTKTISIDYQYPNYINKLENVSSLYLMRLPISRTESRSFALFFLRLPIPTWLLNPLRRALQPLILHLLFLPFLHQDIEMIESEQENYLKDPQRRYVEVNPAIIAIQRLIVKQYDRYRSTDQ, translated from the coding sequence ATGCTCGAACTGGCAAATACACTTTCCACATCATTACAGGGTCAGACTATCCAAAATCGAGTTCGCGAAGTTGGAATTAACCCAAATTATTGGTACGCCGTCGCCTGGGCGCATGATTTGAAAGCCGGAAAGATTTTACCCATCCGCATTTGGAATCAATCGATCGCGCTGTATCGTGATTCTCAAAACCAAGTGCAAGCCGTCGAAAATGTCTGTCCCCACAAAGGCGTTGCGATGGATAAAGGCAAAGTGCAAGGCGATGCGATCGTCTGTGGCTACCACGGCTGGGAATTCAACGGACAAGGCGAATGTGTTGGGATTCCCTACTGGAATCAAGGGCAAAAGCTGCCCTGTGCTCAGATGAAACCCTTCCCTGTTCAGGAAAAATATGGCTTGATTTGGATTTTCCCCGGCGATCGCGCTTTAGCTGCAACCCAGTCCCCTCCTCAAATCCCTGAATACGACGATCCGAATTGTCTGATGATTCCGCTTGGGGCTGCGTTCAAAGCCCACTTCTCGATTTGCAACGAAAACACGATGGATGTCTTTCATGGCTACCTCCATCAAAATTTACAAGGCTGGTTTGATCCTGTCCTGATCAAGCTTGGCGAAACTGAAGAATCGATCCTTGCGGAGTACCGGGTTTCTTATCGCGGGTTTCTCACAAAGCTACTTGGATTTAGCAAAGATGGCGGCATTACAACCAAGACAATTTCGATCGATTATCAGTATCCAAATTACATTAATAAACTCGAAAACGTCTCCTCACTCTACTTGATGCGACTGCCCATCTCCCGAACCGAGAGTCGATCATTTGCATTGTTCTTTTTGCGACTTCCGATACCAACCTGGTTGCTCAATCCACTCCGTCGAGCATTGCAGCCGCTAATCTTACATCTATTGTTCTTGCCATTCCTGCATCAAGATATTGAAATGATCGAATCCGAGCAGGAAAACTATCTCAAAGATCCTCAGCGCCGCTATGTTGAAGTGAATCCCGCGATTATTGCCATTCAGAGATTGATTGTGAAGCAGTACGATCGCTATCGGAGCACCGATCAATAA
- a CDS encoding forkhead box protein → MEALIGLIAIVASITSLVCLILVLIKLFPDKGVGWGIFGIICGIYTFIWGWQNVDRHNLKNIMIIWSVAIAANILIRILARGT, encoded by the coding sequence ATGGAAGCTTTAATCGGGCTAATTGCCATTGTTGCGTCGATTACAAGTTTGGTGTGTTTGATTCTTGTTCTGATCAAACTCTTTCCTGATAAGGGTGTGGGTTGGGGAATCTTCGGGATTATTTGCGGGATTTATACATTCATTTGGGGCTGGCAGAACGTCGATCGCCACAACCTCAAAAACATCATGATCATTTGGTCAGTCGCGATCGCTGCGAATATTCTCATCCGTATTCTGGCGCGCGGTACTTGA
- a CDS encoding DUF2752 domain-containing protein, producing MFAALVRSRKICLGLMGFGVLHLGLITLGLPSWQCPIRHGLGVPCPGCGLSRATIALMQGHVHHALEIHAFAPIVLLSGGLIISAIVLPHSKRSTLVQLLEQLDYRHRLTILLAGSFLGYWLARLLFSRDALYQLVM from the coding sequence ATGTTTGCTGCATTGGTGCGATCGCGAAAAATCTGTCTCGGTTTAATGGGATTCGGAGTACTGCACTTAGGTTTGATCACATTGGGACTACCGAGTTGGCAATGTCCGATTCGACATGGGTTAGGGGTGCCTTGTCCGGGATGTGGATTGTCTCGCGCGACGATCGCGCTGATGCAGGGACACGTTCATCATGCGCTAGAAATTCATGCGTTTGCACCGATCGTGTTGCTCAGTGGCGGATTGATAATCAGTGCGATCGTGTTACCTCACTCAAAACGCTCAACACTCGTTCAACTCTTGGAGCAATTAGACTATCGGCATCGTTTGACGATTCTATTAGCAGGGAGTTTCTTAGGCTATTGGTTAGCTCGATTGTTGTTTTCTAGAGACGCACTTTATCAGCTCGTTATGTAA
- a CDS encoding DUF429 domain-containing protein has translation MRCLGIDLAWSANPSGLCCLEFVNQELVVCDLRRETTIADIFDWLDRYCPTDGIVAVDAPTLIPNQTGSRVPDRLTHKYFGKYHAGAYPANLGLAFVDRTLEVGLSLEACGFEHAPTIKAQVPGRYQIEVFPHPAMVHLFGLNQILKYKKGAIADRKLGLAKLRQLILEKLPHIEPRLNITTLPEIPTKGTDLKALEDQLDSLICAYVAAYWWYWGTEKNLVLGDRESGYIVVPTAI, from the coding sequence GTGAGATGTTTGGGGATTGATTTAGCCTGGAGTGCAAATCCGAGCGGCTTGTGCTGCTTGGAATTTGTCAATCAGGAATTGGTTGTGTGTGATCTGCGTCGGGAAACTACGATCGCTGATATTTTCGATTGGCTCGATCGCTATTGTCCGACTGATGGAATTGTTGCAGTTGATGCTCCCACCCTGATTCCAAATCAAACCGGGAGCCGCGTTCCCGATCGCTTAACGCACAAGTATTTTGGCAAATATCATGCGGGAGCTTATCCGGCGAATTTAGGTTTAGCATTTGTCGATCGCACTTTAGAAGTCGGTCTAAGTTTAGAAGCGTGCGGATTTGAACATGCGCCAACGATTAAAGCTCAAGTGCCAGGACGCTATCAAATCGAAGTGTTTCCGCATCCAGCTATGGTTCATTTGTTTGGGTTAAATCAGATTCTGAAATACAAAAAAGGAGCGATCGCCGATCGCAAACTGGGATTAGCAAAATTGAGGCAATTGATCTTAGAGAAATTACCTCACATAGAACCGCGATTAAACATTACAACGCTGCCTGAAATTCCAACTAAAGGCACTGATCTCAAAGCATTAGAAGACCAACTGGATAGTTTGATCTGTGCTTATGTTGCTGCGTATTGGTGGTATTGGGGAACTGAAAAGAATTTAGTTTTGGGCGATCGAGAATCGGGCTATATTGTAGTACCCACAGCCATTTGA
- a CDS encoding fasciclin domain-containing protein — MKPSLKFLTAGILSFSFGIALPSLAQSDFTPSPANTPANAPQSPPPANRDTGVPPVQTAPNSETTPSNDRESAPNTSPNQNLPGDQNQSVPGVVTPANRPTGESSPTGNTGTNSSAFSGSENQSIDQIVRTNRSFELFNALLRVAESQGTFAGQFAGSSDYTVFAPTDEALAAIPAETFKALVQPENQDVLAQVLANHVVLGKVSSSDLAQQSVRSLAGNPLTAQGGAGALTVGNARVLGADISAENGTIHAVDQLILTPDLQSRLANLAPRASANPGVR, encoded by the coding sequence ATGAAACCATCTCTTAAGTTTCTAACGGCTGGCATCCTCAGTTTTAGTTTCGGTATTGCCTTACCTTCATTAGCGCAAAGCGATTTCACTCCTAGCCCTGCGAATACACCAGCGAACGCTCCCCAATCTCCTCCTCCCGCCAATCGCGATACAGGTGTTCCGCCAGTTCAAACTGCCCCGAACAGCGAAACGACTCCCTCCAACGATCGCGAAAGTGCTCCTAACACTTCCCCAAATCAGAATCTTCCGGGCGATCAAAATCAAAGTGTTCCCGGTGTCGTCACTCCTGCAAATCGACCCACGGGTGAATCCTCGCCGACAGGTAACACTGGAACGAATTCCTCTGCTTTCTCAGGTTCAGAAAATCAGTCGATCGATCAAATTGTCCGTACCAATCGCTCATTTGAATTGTTCAATGCGCTTTTACGGGTGGCAGAATCCCAAGGAACGTTCGCTGGACAATTTGCAGGAAGTTCTGACTACACGGTATTTGCTCCGACGGATGAAGCATTAGCAGCAATTCCGGCTGAAACTTTTAAGGCGTTAGTCCAACCTGAGAATCAAGATGTGTTGGCGCAAGTGCTGGCAAATCATGTTGTGCTAGGGAAAGTTTCATCGAGTGATTTAGCGCAGCAATCAGTGCGATCGCTTGCAGGCAATCCGCTGACGGCTCAAGGTGGTGCAGGCGCTTTGACCGTTGGGAATGCTCGTGTGCTTGGAGCAGATATCTCGGCTGAAAACGGGACGATTCATGCCGTTGATCAACTGATTCTGACTCCTGACTTGCAATCGAGATTGGCGAATTTAGCGCCACGAGCTTCGGCTAATCCAGGGGTTCGATAA
- a CDS encoding TspO/MBR family protein — translation MLPSWLVIGGVTFLIALGSSFLRPKDVKWFNRLQRPRWLTFEKAIPLIWTIVFICGAWSAYIVWEMTQSWQTMALYILVEAVIVAYSPVLLWTHSLRNGTIIGGLGFLLGLLLAVLVFPVSTTAGLLLLPYLIWSPIGTYTTWEMGKLNPESF, via the coding sequence ATGCTTCCTTCGTGGTTAGTCATTGGTGGGGTCACATTTTTGATTGCGTTAGGGAGCAGCTTTCTCCGCCCCAAAGATGTCAAATGGTTCAATCGCTTACAGCGTCCAAGATGGCTGACCTTTGAAAAAGCAATTCCGCTGATCTGGACAATTGTATTTATCTGTGGCGCATGGTCAGCCTACATTGTTTGGGAAATGACCCAAAGCTGGCAGACCATGGCACTTTATATTCTGGTTGAAGCTGTAATCGTTGCCTATTCTCCTGTCTTGTTGTGGACTCATAGTTTGCGAAACGGCACGATCATAGGTGGACTTGGATTTCTGCTCGGCTTACTCCTTGCGGTTCTGGTTTTCCCAGTTTCAACTACTGCCGGGCTTTTACTGCTGCCATACTTAATCTGGAGTCCGATCGGAACGTACACTACTTGGGAAATGGGAAAACTCAACCCCGAATCGTTTTAA